Proteins from one Romboutsia sp. CE17 genomic window:
- a CDS encoding dihydrodipicolinate synthase family protein, producing the protein MDTSAIKGIIVPIVTPVDENNCINEEAMMRMVNYVIDGGVHGILAFGSNGEFFAIDYKEQRKALSCMVKTAAKRVPVYMGIAGITTRECVETAKMAIEEGADGLSILPPMFISPTEDELYAHIVAIAETAPELPVLLYNNPGKVGYGLSVNLVKRLADVPNIVGIKDTSGNMTLTAEFIRTTRDKDFKVMAGKDTMILGSLAYGAVGAIASTANIVPELVVEIYDKYMAGDIEGACEAQFKLTPFRNTFDKVSFPAGTKDACNLIGLEVGNSIKPNTTASKAVLDEMAQILADLGYIKREALLEA; encoded by the coding sequence ATGGATACTAGTGCAATAAAGGGGATAATTGTTCCAATAGTTACTCCTGTTGATGAAAATAATTGTATAAATGAAGAAGCTATGATGAGAATGGTAAACTACGTTATAGATGGCGGAGTACATGGAATACTTGCTTTTGGAAGTAATGGAGAATTCTTTGCAATAGACTATAAGGAACAAAGAAAAGCATTATCTTGTATGGTAAAAACTGCAGCTAAGAGAGTGCCTGTATATATGGGTATAGCTGGAATAACTACAAGAGAGTGTGTAGAAACAGCAAAGATGGCTATAGAAGAAGGAGCGGATGGCTTATCTATCCTTCCTCCAATGTTCATATCACCAACTGAAGATGAGTTATATGCGCACATAGTTGCAATAGCTGAAACGGCTCCAGAATTACCAGTACTTTTATACAACAATCCTGGTAAGGTTGGATACGGATTAAGTGTTAATTTAGTAAAAAGGCTTGCAGATGTACCTAACATAGTAGGTATAAAAGATACTAGTGGAAATATGACTTTAACTGCTGAGTTCATAAGAACTACAAGAGACAAAGATTTCAAAGTTATGGCAGGAAAAGATACTATGATATTAGGTTCACTAGCATATGGAGCAGTAGGAGCAATCGCATCAACTGCAAATATAGTTCCAGAATTAGTTGTTGAAATATATGACAAATATATGGCTGGTGATATAGAAGGTGCTTGTGAGGCTCAATTTAAATTAACACCTTTTAGAAATACTTTTGATAAAGTATCATTCCCAGCAGGGACTAAAGATGCTTGTAATTTAATAGGTCTTGAAGTCGGAAATAGTATAAAACCAAATACTACAGCATCTAAAGCTGTATTAGATGAAATGGCACAAATATTAGCTGATTTAGGTTATATAAAAAGAGAGGCTCTTTTAGAAGCTTAA
- the garR gene encoding 2-hydroxy-3-oxopropionate reductase encodes MKRIGFIGLGIMGRPMSKNLMKAGFELVVLDRKQEVVDELVSLGAKAASTPKEVAEQVDAVITMLPNSPHVKEVVLGENGVIEGAKEGLVVIDMSSIAPLVSREIHGELAKKGIRMIDAPVSGGEPKAIDGTISVMVGGEKEVFDACYNVMDAMAGSVVYTGEIGAGNITKLANQTIVALNIAAMSEAYILATKAGVDPELVYQAIRGGLAGSTVLDAKSNMVMDRNFEPGFRIDLHIKDLGNVLETAHEVGAPLPLTSSVMEMMQALKVDGLGQKDHSSLVKYYEKLANAEVVRHQDLVKA; translated from the coding sequence ATGAAAAGAATAGGATTTATAGGATTAGGAATAATGGGGAGACCAATGAGTAAAAACCTTATGAAAGCTGGTTTTGAACTTGTTGTATTAGATAGAAAGCAAGAAGTAGTAGATGAATTAGTATCTTTAGGTGCTAAAGCTGCATCTACTCCAAAAGAAGTTGCAGAGCAAGTTGACGCTGTTATAACTATGCTTCCAAACTCTCCACATGTTAAAGAGGTTGTTTTAGGAGAAAATGGTGTAATAGAAGGAGCTAAAGAAGGTTTAGTAGTAATAGATATGAGTTCAATAGCTCCATTAGTAAGTAGAGAAATACATGGAGAATTAGCTAAAAAAGGAATAAGAATGATAGATGCACCAGTAAGTGGTGGAGAACCAAAAGCTATAGATGGAACAATATCTGTAATGGTTGGTGGAGAAAAAGAAGTATTCGATGCTTGCTACAATGTAATGGATGCTATGGCAGGATCTGTTGTTTATACAGGTGAAATAGGAGCTGGTAACATAACGAAATTAGCTAACCAAACTATAGTTGCATTAAACATAGCTGCTATGTCTGAAGCTTATATATTAGCTACTAAAGCTGGTGTTGATCCTGAATTAGTTTACCAAGCTATAAGAGGAGGACTTGCTGGAAGTACAGTTTTAGATGCTAAATCTAATATGGTTATGGATAGAAACTTCGAACCAGGATTCAGAATAGATTTACATATAAAAGACTTAGGAAATGTATTAGAAACAGCTCATGAAGTTGGAGCTCCATTACCATTAACTTCTTCAGTTATGGAAATGATGCAAGCTTTAAAAGTAGATGGACTAGGACAAAAAGACCATTCAAGCTTAGTTAAATACTATGAAAAATTAGCTAATGCTGAAGTTGTTAGACACCAAGACTTAGTAAAAGCTTAA
- the eno gene encoding phosphopyruvate hydratase → MSVIEAVYAREVLDSRGNPTVEVEVILESGTIGRAIVPSGASTGAFEAVELRDGDKGRYLGKGVEKAVANVNEIIAPELEGMDCFDQPEIDAIMIELDGTPNKGNLGANAILGVSMAVARAAAEELGLPLFQYIGGVNAKQLPVPMMNILNGGEHADNNVDVQEFMILPVGAKSFKEGLRMGAEVFHSLKKVLGEKGLACGVGDEGGFAPNLGSNREALELIVEAIEKAGYKPGDDVRLGLDVAATEMYNKETKKYVLAGEGKELTAAEMVDLYEDWANNFPIVTIEDGLDEEDWDGWKVLTERLGKKIQLVGDDLFVTNTERLERGIEAGVANSILIKVNQIGTITETLDAIEMAKRAGYTAVISHRSGETEDTTIADLAVAVNAGQIKTGAPSRTDRVAKYNQLLRIEEMVGDNARYCGMNSFYNLKNK, encoded by the coding sequence ATGTCAGTTATAGAAGCAGTATACGCTAGAGAAGTACTAGACTCAAGAGGAAACCCAACTGTTGAAGTTGAGGTTATATTAGAAAGCGGAACTATAGGAAGAGCTATAGTACCATCAGGGGCATCTACAGGAGCTTTCGAAGCAGTAGAATTAAGAGATGGTGATAAGGGAAGATACTTAGGTAAAGGTGTAGAAAAAGCTGTTGCTAACGTAAATGAAATAATAGCACCAGAACTTGAAGGAATGGACTGTTTTGACCAACCTGAAATAGATGCAATAATGATAGAGTTAGATGGAACTCCAAACAAAGGAAACTTAGGAGCTAACGCAATACTTGGAGTATCTATGGCTGTAGCAAGAGCTGCTGCTGAAGAATTAGGATTACCATTATTCCAATACATAGGTGGAGTAAATGCTAAGCAATTACCAGTACCAATGATGAACATATTAAACGGTGGAGAGCATGCAGATAACAACGTTGACGTTCAAGAATTCATGATATTACCAGTAGGGGCTAAATCTTTCAAAGAAGGTTTAAGAATGGGAGCAGAAGTATTCCACTCATTAAAGAAAGTTCTTGGAGAAAAAGGATTAGCTTGTGGTGTAGGTGACGAAGGTGGATTCGCTCCAAACTTAGGATCAAACAGAGAAGCTTTAGAATTAATAGTTGAAGCTATAGAAAAAGCTGGATACAAGCCAGGAGATGACGTAAGATTAGGTCTTGACGTTGCTGCTACAGAAATGTACAACAAAGAAACTAAAAAATATGTTTTAGCTGGAGAAGGAAAAGAATTAACTGCAGCTGAAATGGTTGATTTATATGAAGATTGGGCTAACAACTTCCCAATAGTAACTATAGAAGATGGTCTTGATGAAGAAGACTGGGATGGATGGAAAGTATTAACTGAAAGATTAGGTAAAAAGATACAATTAGTTGGAGACGACTTATTTGTTACTAATACTGAAAGATTAGAAAGAGGAATAGAAGCAGGTGTAGCAAACTCTATATTAATAAAAGTTAACCAAATAGGTACAATAACTGAAACTTTAGATGCTATAGAAATGGCTAAGAGAGCTGGATACACTGCAGTTATATCTCACAGATCAGGAGAAACAGAAGATACTACTATAGCTGATTTAGCTGTAGCTGTAAATGCTGGACAAATAAAAACTGGTGCTCCATCAAGAACTGATAGAGTAGCTAAGTACAACCAATTATTAAGAATAGAAGAAATGGTTGGAGATAATGCTAGATACTGTGGAATGAACTCATTCTATAACTTAAAAAATAAATAA
- a CDS encoding DUF6198 family protein, with protein sequence MKQKKRFTGELALVLGLIFNSFASTLMIKSHFGISSITSVPYVLSLAFDKLTYGTWNYIFQCFLIVMLVVLTRQFKIGYIISFLLAIVFGYLIDFFNVNIIEILPNGILLNTIYFIVSFGVISLGMSLLLNCKTPVLPTDTFTRDFPAHFNIPYKRSKTVFDLSCLAFTIVVSLIFLRKIVGIGVGTVVCAFITGKVVSCINSFIDERFYFESIFTTLKNKKANKNEIIEDAN encoded by the coding sequence ATGAAACAAAAAAAACGTTTTACCGGAGAGTTAGCCTTAGTTTTGGGACTAATTTTTAACAGCTTTGCAAGCACTCTGATGATAAAGAGTCACTTTGGTATATCATCAATAACGTCTGTACCATATGTTCTAAGTTTGGCATTTGATAAACTCACATATGGTACTTGGAACTATATATTTCAGTGTTTTCTTATAGTAATGTTGGTTGTACTAACTAGACAATTTAAAATAGGATATATTATTTCCTTTTTACTTGCAATAGTATTTGGATATTTAATAGATTTCTTTAATGTAAATATTATAGAAATACTTCCAAATGGAATATTACTAAATACGATATACTTTATAGTTAGTTTTGGCGTTATATCATTGGGAATGTCGTTATTGTTAAATTGTAAAACACCTGTTTTACCGACAGACACTTTTACTAGAGATTTTCCAGCACATTTTAATATACCTTACAAACGTTCAAAGACAGTATTTGACTTATCTTGTCTTGCATTTACAATAGTAGTATCTTTAATTTTCTTAAGAAAAATAGTGGGAATAGGAGTAGGTACTGTAGTCTGTGCATTTATAACAGGAAAGGTTGTTTCTTGTATAAATAGTTTTATAGATGAAAGGTTTTATTTTGAATCGATATTCACAACATTAAAGAATAAGAAAGCTAATAAAAATGAAATAATTGAGGATGCAAATTAA
- a CDS encoding biliverdin-producing heme oxygenase yields MDLLTKIRKNTGTLHSAAEHSGFIKRIVDGNASKESYAEYLFNLSAMYKAIEDTIDKNSSNEIVKDFVTKELYKYELIQKDLEFLLGDKLNTMELLPSTLSFIERINEIDNSSPELIVAYAYTRFIADLFGGRTFIALLSVNYGVPKEGLNYYNCDGIKDIRSYVMNYGAKINNMNLTEEQESKLINEVNNAYIYNLAISCELEAKLYSN; encoded by the coding sequence ATGGATTTATTAACAAAAATAAGAAAAAATACAGGAACTCTTCACAGTGCGGCAGAGCACAGTGGATTTATAAAGAGAATAGTAGACGGAAATGCATCTAAAGAAAGTTATGCAGAGTATTTGTTCAACTTATCTGCTATGTATAAAGCAATAGAGGATACTATAGATAAGAATAGTTCAAATGAGATAGTAAAGGATTTTGTAACTAAAGAATTATACAAATATGAATTAATTCAAAAAGATTTAGAATTTTTATTAGGTGATAAGTTGAATACTATGGAACTATTACCTTCAACTTTATCTTTCATAGAAAGAATAAATGAAATAGATAATTCTTCACCAGAGCTTATAGTAGCATATGCATATACTAGATTTATAGCAGATTTATTTGGAGGAAGAACATTTATAGCATTATTAAGTGTAAACTATGGTGTTCCTAAAGAAGGATTAAACTACTATAATTGTGATGGAATAAAAGATATAAGATCTTATGTTATGAACTATGGTGCAAAAATAAATAATATGAACTTGACTGAAGAGCAAGAATCTAAGTTAATAAATGAAGTTAATAACGCATATATCTACAATTTAGCTATATCATGCGAGTTAGAAGCAAAACTATACTCAAATTAA
- a CDS encoding M20 family metallopeptidase, protein MNIKERCRSNKDYVIELRRDFHQHPERSLEEYRTSKRIKEELDKMGIPYVAVAETGVVATIKGNNTGKTVALRADMDALSVFEENDVEYKSKVDGMMHACGHDGHTAMLLGAAQVLNDIKDQINGTVKLFFQPAEEVAKGAKAMVDNGVLEGVDGVFGIHLWSGLECGKVSVEEGPRMAAADIFKIHVKGKGGHGSLPHQGVDAVVASAAIIMNLQSIVSRETSPLDSVVVSVGALHSGTRFNVIASEAVLDGTARYFNPELREEIPKMIERVAKSTAEAYRAEAKLEYRYGTPISINNKECSKIAEKSVIKLLGEEGLSLLDKMTGGEDMAEYMNRVPGVLAFVGAGNPEKGAAYPHHHGKFNIDEDSLEIGTSVYVQYALDFLDNN, encoded by the coding sequence ATGAATATAAAAGAAAGATGCAGATCAAATAAAGATTATGTGATTGAACTAAGAAGAGATTTTCATCAACATCCAGAAAGAAGTTTAGAAGAATATAGAACTTCAAAAAGAATAAAAGAAGAACTTGATAAAATGGGAATACCATATGTAGCAGTAGCTGAAACTGGTGTAGTTGCTACTATAAAAGGAAATAATACTGGAAAAACAGTAGCATTAAGAGCAGATATGGATGCTTTATCAGTATTTGAAGAAAATGATGTAGAGTATAAATCTAAAGTAGACGGTATGATGCATGCATGTGGTCATGATGGGCATACAGCAATGCTTTTAGGTGCAGCTCAAGTATTAAATGATATAAAAGACCAAATAAATGGAACAGTAAAATTATTCTTCCAACCAGCAGAAGAAGTAGCAAAAGGTGCAAAAGCTATGGTAGATAATGGAGTTCTAGAAGGTGTAGATGGCGTATTTGGAATACATCTATGGAGTGGCTTAGAATGTGGAAAGGTATCTGTTGAAGAAGGCCCAAGAATGGCAGCAGCAGATATATTTAAGATACACGTAAAAGGTAAAGGTGGTCATGGTTCTCTTCCACATCAAGGTGTTGATGCAGTTGTTGCAAGTGCAGCAATAATAATGAATTTACAATCTATAGTAAGTAGAGAAACAAGCCCTCTAGATTCAGTAGTAGTAAGCGTAGGTGCACTACATTCTGGAACTAGATTTAATGTAATAGCAAGTGAAGCAGTATTAGATGGTACTGCAAGATACTTCAATCCAGAATTGAGAGAAGAAATACCTAAGATGATAGAAAGAGTAGCTAAAAGTACAGCAGAAGCTTATAGAGCTGAGGCAAAACTTGAATATAGATATGGAACACCAATTTCAATAAATAATAAGGAATGTTCTAAAATCGCAGAAAAATCTGTAATTAAGTTATTAGGAGAAGAAGGTTTATCATTACTAGATAAGATGACTGGTGGAGAAGATATGGCTGAGTACATGAATAGAGTACCAGGAGTCCTAGCCTTTGTAGGAGCTGGAAATCCAGAAAAGGGAGCAGCATACCCTCATCATCATGGTAAGTTCAATATTGATGAGGATTCACTAGAAATTGGAACATCAGTATATGTACAGTATGCACTAGATTTTTTAGATAATAATTAA
- a CDS encoding ABC transporter ATP-binding protein — protein MSTILEFKDVSYSYNNNATILDKVNATFEQGKFYTIIGPSGSGKTTLLSLAAGLDKSSSGSILFDNKNINNIGLSNYRNKCISIIFQSYNLLTYMSALDNIICAMEIKGTKCSNKKEKAIEILKQVGLTEEQGKQKVLTLSGGQQQRVAIARALATESNLILADEATGNLDENTSNEIISIFENLVKKHNKTVILVTHNNDIAKRSDVTYIVKNKKLLQTEFC, from the coding sequence ATGAGTACAATACTAGAATTTAAAGATGTAAGTTATTCTTACAATAACAACGCTACTATATTAGATAAGGTTAATGCAACTTTTGAACAAGGAAAGTTTTATACAATAATAGGACCTTCTGGTTCTGGAAAAACTACCCTGTTATCATTAGCTGCAGGACTTGATAAATCTTCTTCAGGTTCAATTTTATTTGATAACAAAAACATAAATAATATAGGTCTTTCTAACTATAGAAATAAATGTATATCTATAATATTCCAAAGCTATAACTTATTAACATATATGAGTGCTTTAGATAACATAATCTGCGCTATGGAAATTAAGGGCACAAAATGTTCTAATAAAAAAGAAAAAGCTATAGAAATATTAAAACAAGTTGGGCTAACTGAAGAACAAGGAAAACAAAAAGTATTAACTCTAAGTGGTGGTCAACAGCAAAGGGTTGCTATTGCTAGAGCTTTAGCTACTGAATCAAACTTAATACTTGCAGATGAAGCTACTGGAAACTTAGATGAAAATACTTCAAATGAAATAATATCTATATTTGAAAATCTAGTAAAAAAACATAATAAAACAGTTATCTTAGTAACTCATAATAATGATATTGCAAAAAGATCTGATGTCACTTATATTGTAAAAAATAAAAAGCTACTTCAAACTGAATTTTGCTAA
- a CDS encoding ABC transporter permease, translated as MNFFKRAILSTKSRWSKTLLLFTVITTICVLVLSGISIQTASKNAGILARQQLGATVTLKVDTEKMRENMMKSKDSASSSGEPGGERMKPTMTPLPTEYIDQLKDSEYVESYLAQSSTSLLANDFTAVGSETEESDSEESNSSTESSNKNMPQMDQGKIGRNMGDVTLTGVSNLEQTSSFRDGNISIVEGDSITEETASNSVIIEEALASENDLSVGDTINVSSTSDEETTYDLKIIGIYASSEDFTEQAMRDTASSPYNNIYTSLETISEIKGSDYENAVDSAVFYLNDPVNVDAFIAESEKTNIDFDTFKLDANDSAYEQMLGPIENISSFSKIAVFVIAIAGGLILTLIIMLSIRDRNQEIGILLSLGEKKSKIIAQFAVEILLVLVLSLGVSSVIGNSTSNLIANQLLTSEISSSENSDEANAPEMPGGDRGQNKGFGGMFSPTRSNVEVIDELDVSVSGQDFLKMSGLGVAISLVATCVPAVTVMRLNPKNILSKHS; from the coding sequence ATGAACTTTTTTAAAAGAGCAATCTTAAGTACAAAAAGTAGATGGTCAAAAACACTACTTTTATTCACAGTAATAACAACAATATGTGTATTAGTACTAAGCGGAATATCAATTCAAACTGCAAGTAAAAATGCAGGAATCCTAGCAAGACAACAACTAGGAGCTACAGTAACATTAAAAGTTGATACAGAGAAAATGAGAGAAAATATGATGAAGTCTAAAGACTCTGCTTCATCATCTGGGGAGCCTGGTGGCGAAAGAATGAAACCTACTATGACGCCACTACCTACTGAGTACATAGATCAACTTAAAGATTCAGAATACGTTGAAAGTTACTTAGCTCAATCTAGTACAAGCTTATTAGCTAATGACTTCACTGCTGTAGGAAGTGAAACTGAAGAAAGTGATTCGGAAGAAAGCAACTCTTCAACTGAGTCATCTAACAAAAATATGCCTCAAATGGATCAAGGTAAAATAGGCAGAAATATGGGAGATGTAACTTTAACAGGTGTTTCTAATTTAGAACAAACTTCTTCTTTTAGAGATGGTAATATATCTATAGTTGAAGGTGATTCAATAACTGAAGAAACTGCATCTAACTCAGTAATTATAGAAGAAGCATTAGCATCAGAAAATGACCTTAGTGTAGGTGACACTATAAATGTATCTTCTACATCTGACGAAGAAACTACATATGACTTAAAAATAATTGGTATCTATGCTTCTAGTGAAGATTTTACAGAACAAGCTATGAGGGACACAGCATCTAGTCCATACAACAATATCTATACTAGCCTAGAAACAATATCTGAAATAAAAGGGTCTGATTATGAAAATGCTGTTGATAGTGCAGTATTCTACTTAAACGATCCAGTAAATGTTGATGCTTTTATAGCTGAAAGTGAAAAAACTAATATAGATTTTGATACTTTTAAATTAGATGCTAATGACTCAGCTTACGAGCAAATGTTAGGACCTATAGAAAATATCAGTTCTTTCTCAAAAATAGCAGTATTCGTTATAGCTATAGCTGGTGGGTTAATTTTAACTTTAATAATAATGTTATCTATTAGAGATAGAAACCAAGAAATAGGTATTTTACTTTCACTTGGTGAGAAGAAATCTAAGATAATAGCTCAATTTGCAGTAGAAATCCTACTAGTTTTAGTTTTATCTCTAGGTGTATCATCAGTAATAGGTAATTCAACTAGTAATTTAATTGCTAACCAGCTTTTAACATCAGAAATATCTTCTTCTGAAAATAGTGATGAAGCAAATGCCCCTGAAATGCCTGGTGGTGATAGAGGTCAAAACAAAGGATTTGGAGGAATGTTCTCTCCTACAAGATCTAATGTAGAAGTTATAGACGAACTTGATGTTTCAGTTTCAGGACAAGACTTCTTAAAAATGTCCGGATTAGGAGTTGCTATATCATTAGTTGCAACTTGTGTACCTGCAGTTACAGTAATGAGACTTAATCCTAAAAATATATTAAGTAAACATAGTTAG
- the secG gene encoding preprotein translocase subunit SecG, which translates to MLSNILMGIQVVLGIVLILAIMPQDSKSAVPSQFGGEGSQSYFKPKGKEAFLGRVTKIAAVLFFLNALALVMVNK; encoded by the coding sequence ATGTTAAGTAACATTTTAATGGGAATACAAGTTGTACTTGGTATAGTATTAATACTTGCTATAATGCCTCAAGATAGTAAAAGTGCAGTTCCTTCACAATTTGGTGGAGAAGGTAGCCAAAGCTACTTTAAGCCAAAAGGGAAAGAAGCTTTTCTTGGTAGAGTTACTAAGATAGCAGCAGTATTATTCTTCTTAAATGCATTAGCATTAGTTATGGTAAATAAATAA
- a CDS encoding AEC family transporter: MENFTLSFNVVSPLFIVMALGYYLKYIKMLDKQTLDVMNKVCFKAFLPTMLFYNIYKSDVKSAFNPRLIMFSVSCVLILFFILLIIIPKIEKDNKKRGVMIQGIFRSNFVIFGMPVASSIYGDGSIGTTALLISIIVPLFNLLAVISLEVFRDGNIDFKKIIHGIITNPLIVASIIGVSFILLNIKLPTFIEKSVSDISKLATPLSLILLGGSFSFSDIKEYLKNIIFVVSNKLVIVPLIFIPLAISLGFREIELLTILIMFASPTAVSTFQMAKQMDADHILAQQAIVFSCLFCIPTVFLWILSLKQLALI; this comes from the coding sequence ATGGAGAATTTTACTTTATCATTTAATGTAGTTTCACCTTTGTTTATTGTGATGGCATTAGGTTATTATTTAAAATATATTAAAATGCTTGATAAACAAACCTTAGACGTTATGAACAAAGTCTGTTTCAAGGCATTTTTACCAACTATGCTATTCTATAATATTTATAAAAGTGATGTAAAAAGTGCATTCAATCCAAGACTAATAATGTTCTCGGTTAGTTGTGTTTTAATCTTATTTTTTATTTTACTAATTATAATCCCTAAAATTGAAAAAGATAATAAGAAACGTGGTGTAATGATACAAGGTATCTTTAGAAGTAACTTTGTAATCTTTGGTATGCCCGTAGCTTCATCTATATATGGTGATGGTAGTATTGGAACGACTGCTCTACTAATATCTATAATCGTACCTCTATTTAATCTTTTAGCAGTAATTTCATTAGAAGTATTTAGAGATGGTAATATAGACTTCAAGAAAATAATACATGGTATAATAACAAACCCATTAATAGTAGCATCAATAATTGGTGTATCATTCATCTTACTAAACATAAAGCTACCAACATTTATAGAAAAATCAGTAAGCGATATATCAAAATTAGCAACACCACTTTCATTAATACTATTAGGTGGATCATTCTCATTTTCAGATATAAAAGAATACTTAAAAAATATAATATTTGTAGTATCAAATAAGCTAGTCATAGTTCCACTAATATTTATTCCATTAGCAATATCACTAGGATTTAGAGAGATAGAACTATTAACTATACTAATAATGTTTGCTTCACCAACAGCAGTATCAACATTCCAAATGGCAAAACAGATGGATGCAGATCACATACTAGCCCAACAAGCAATAGTATTCTCATGCTTATTCTGTATTCCAACAGTATTTCTATGGATACTAAGCCTAAAACAACTAGCCTTAATTTAA